Proteins found in one Planctomycetes bacterium MalM25 genomic segment:
- a CDS encoding DNA-binding transcriptional activator UhpA, which produces MSSTSDRRIRREDARELYLLISECVERGGDGLVWRRHLVQRLPEWLDVDMTFFADHQIVGSPGDPGGWLRPLSIIDHWPSEAHRRFFWEEFVRDGRHEHTPMAYLIKGHSGVRVSSRRDVIPTDEAYYESYFFRRYLVPSGLDDFIHSVSCTPDGGVQMLNIQRKAGRPSLPRRYVHLIRALWVELRRLQPDTLRPVSESALMLLPKRMLEVLSCLMQGRTVKQTAELLGISEHTVHEHTKRLYKRSGASNRAELIARYYDLGPLLQEMPADDLCEHLERLKHATQAPWPRQPGVLLPEMPVTDCRFDLGL; this is translated from the coding sequence ATGTCGAGCACCAGCGACCGCCGTATCCGAAGAGAGGACGCCCGCGAGCTCTACCTGCTGATCAGCGAGTGCGTCGAGCGCGGTGGCGACGGCCTGGTGTGGCGTCGGCATCTGGTGCAACGTTTGCCCGAGTGGCTCGACGTCGACATGACCTTCTTCGCCGACCACCAGATCGTCGGTTCACCGGGCGACCCCGGCGGTTGGCTCCGCCCGCTCTCGATCATCGATCACTGGCCGAGCGAGGCGCACCGCCGTTTCTTCTGGGAAGAGTTCGTGCGAGACGGTCGTCACGAGCACACCCCAATGGCCTACCTGATCAAAGGCCACTCGGGCGTCCGTGTCTCGTCTCGCCGGGACGTGATCCCAACGGACGAGGCCTACTACGAGAGCTATTTCTTCCGGCGTTACCTGGTCCCCTCGGGCCTGGACGACTTCATCCACAGCGTTAGCTGCACGCCCGACGGGGGAGTGCAGATGCTCAACATTCAGCGTAAAGCGGGGCGACCGTCGCTGCCGCGCCGCTACGTCCACCTGATCCGTGCGCTCTGGGTCGAGCTCCGCAGGCTGCAGCCTGACACTCTGCGGCCCGTCTCCGAGTCGGCGCTCATGCTACTCCCCAAGCGGATGCTCGAGGTCTTGAGCTGCCTAATGCAAGGTCGCACAGTCAAACAGACCGCCGAACTCTTGGGGATCAGCGAGCACACCGTACACGAACACACTAAACGCCTCTACAAACGTTCCGGGGCCTCGAACCGAGCCGAACTCATCGCACGCTACTACGACCTCGGCCCGCTTCTCCAAGAGATGCCCGCCGACGATCTCTGCGAGCACCTGGAACGACTCAAGCACGCGACCCAAGCGCCCTGGCCACGCCAACCGGGAGTGCTGCTCCCCGAGATGCCAGTCACGGACTGCAGATTTGATCTCGGGCTGTAG